The Candidatus Neomarinimicrobiota bacterium DNA window TTTCAACTCTTTTTAATAATTAAATTATACATAACTAAATTTAAAATTAATAAACTTTATCCAAAAGAATTTTACTATCTAAGGGGCAAATACATACACAAAATAATCTATTTCAATAGCTTTGGTGCTATAAATATAAAGTGACGAAAATATTTGTCATGTAGCTTTTTGTTCTGTGTTTTGGTTTAGGGATATACTTATAGAACGTTGCCAGCATAGAAGAAGTCTTGGTAAACAAAAACTTTTGCAACATTAACTTATTATGTTGTGTTAGGGGGAATACTATTGATCTATGCGATAAAGTAATGTATATCAATTCAATGAAAGTTCCCCACATGTAAAAACTATAAAGGTGTCTCTTATTTTTCCTTTAAATTTGACTCGTAAGCTATCTACCTCAAATTCTGAAGGTAAATTAATTGGGTCATAATGTTCGCCATCATCAGCTATTATTCCATAAAATCCACCTTCAAAGTCCAGATATATAACTGTCCCCTTACCCTCAACAATATCATAATCATTTGATACACAACCAGACAATATAATAAGACAGAACAATAACACTTCCAAAAGGTTTAGAGTCCTCATATCAAACAACTCCAATCAGCTGATATACATCTAAGAAATAGCCACTATGTCGCCTAACGGTTCCAGCATAAAAGGAGTTGCCAAAGGCAATTTGGGCGAAGGGTAGCGAAGACTTTTATCCGCTGTTAGTAGACCCGAACGAGGTGAGGGCAAGGCAACGAAGTTGTCGCAGAGTTCGGGGGCAAAATTCATCTTCACAGTTATACAACCTTCTCCAGTCATCATATTGCCTTAACCAGCACAATTATTGCGAGAATCACAATGAATAATGAAAGCCCAATTTCTAGCCACAGTGGCTTTGTCTTCAAAGACATTAAACTACCTATTCGGGCTCCAATTATTGAGCCTACGACTACCACTACAGCGGGGAGAAACATTATATTGCCGCGAGACCAAAACACAATCGCTCCTGCAATTGCTGTAAAAATAGTCGCAAACAGTGATGTGGCTATTGCTTTTCGAATACTAAGTCCTATTATTTTTAGGAAAGGGGGAAATAAACTACCCCCACTACCTCCACGTAGAATTGTTAGAAAGTTGAGAAAGAATGCTCCTAAAATGATAATATTTGGGCTTGGATTAATGTTTTGTGCTATTTGTGGAAAAGTTCTATTCATATGAATCCCTAATACACTTATAATGGATACGATAACAAAAATAATTACTAAAACCAATGTTGAGATATATCCCGTTAAAAATGCCCCTGTTAAAGTACCCATTATCCCGCCAATTATTACATATGGAGCAATTTCCCAATCTATGTTCTTTCTATGACTTATAGCGCCAGTAAAGGAGGACAATGGTATAACTACTAAATTTATTCCAAAAGCGCTTAACAAGGGCAATCCGGCAACATAAAGAAGTGGTATCCTTATAGATCCTCCTCCTATACCAAACATACCACTCATAAATCCGGCAAAAAGACCTATGAAAAGATATATAAGCATTTGTGTTATTGGTTCCATTTTATTTCCCTCATCATATTTTGTCCCTGAATTTTTGTTAACGGTTTTAGGGTATGCGAAGTTCCGACTTGTCGGAATTTGAGTAAGCAGTAGCGAACTGCATACCCGCTGTTAATCGACATTGCTTTAAACTTTTCACTACCTGTATGCCCATTATTTTAACGCCATCATTTGTCTTCATAGATAATGTTGCTGGTTCAGTAATAAGGCAC harbors:
- a CDS encoding sulfite exporter TauE/SafE family protein, coding for MEPITQMLIYLFIGLFAGFMSGMFGIGGGSIRIPLLYVAGLPLLSAFGINLVVIPLSSFTGAISHRKNIDWEIAPYVIIGGIMGTLTGAFLTGYISTLVLVIIFVIVSIISVLGIHMNRTFPQIAQNINPSPNIIILGAFFLNFLTILRGGSGGSLFPPFLKIIGLSIRKAIATSLFATIFTAIAGAIVFWSRGNIMFLPAVVVVVGSIIGARIGSLMSLKTKPLWLEIGLSLFIVILAIIVLVKAI